Proteins from one Hemicordylus capensis ecotype Gifberg chromosome 7, rHemCap1.1.pri, whole genome shotgun sequence genomic window:
- the EIF3K gene encoding eukaryotic translation initiation factor 3 subunit K: MPRRKRKLAAARPDVPSEPAAPSASSAAAVAALPPPPPLPPSPPVPRAMALFEQMRANVGKLLKGIDRYNPENLATLERYVETQAKENAYDLEANLAVLKLYQFNPPFFQTTVTAQILLKALTNLPHTDFTLCKCMIDQAHQEERPIRQILYLGELLETCHFQAFWQALDENMDLLDGVTGFEDSVRKFICHVVGITYQHIDRWLLAKMLGDLTDIQLKSWMSKYGWTEPEPGTIFICNQEESIKPKNIVEKIDFDSVSSIMASSQ; encoded by the exons ATGCCTAGGCGGAAGCGGAAGCTGGCGGCTGCCAGGCCGGATGTGCCTTCCGAGCCGGCGGCTCCTTCcgcttcctctgctgctgctgttgcggctctccctccgccgccgcctcttcctccttctcccccggTTCCGCGTGCCATGGCGCTCTTCGAGCAGATGCGGGCGAACGTGGGGAAGCTGCTGAAGGGCATCGACAG GTACAATCCGGAGAATCTGGCCACACTAGAGCGCTATGTGGAGACCCAGGCCAAAGAGAATGCCTACGACTTGGAGGCCAACCTGGCTGTGCTCAAACT gtATCAGTTTaacccacccttcttccaaaccACGGTGACTGCCCAGATCCTCCTGAAAGCTCTGACCAACCTTCCCCACACAGACTTCACGCTCTGCAAGTGCATGATCGACCAGGCTCAC CAAGAGGAGAGACCCATCCGTCAGATTTTGTATCTGGGTGAACTGCTGGAGACCTGTCACTTCCAGGCTTTCTGG caagCATTGGATGAGAACATGGATCTCCTAGATGGTGTCACTGGATTTGAAGATTCAGTCAGGAAAT TCATCTGTCACGTGGTGGGAATCACCTACCAACACATTGACCGGTGGCTTCTGGCCAAGATGTTGGGTGACCTCACAG ACATCCAGCTCAAATCCTGGATGAGCAAGTATGGCTGGACGGAGCCAGAGCCTGGTACGATCTTTATCTGCAACCAAGAGGAGAGCATCAAACCCAAGAACATTGTGGAGAAGATTGACTTTGACA gTGTCTCCAGTATCATGGCTTCTTCCCAGTGA